The window AGATTACTAAactaatttagttaaataaacaatcaacAATTAAGAAATCgtcgaacaaaaaataatatatactggttaccaattttggactcattcgttaatgtatttatctagctagAAAAGAAATTCACGTCAAATTAATAACCTCCATTTTGAAGtcagaaatacaaaatttaaacttaCAATAAGAAAAATCTTATCACTTTATTCAATACAGCATAAATTACACGATCATCTATACAATACTATACAATCATGATGTTGGAGTACTTACACATGAGTTTACAATTTCTTACAATAATTGCCGTGTCTGATCTTGTAAGTACCCGGAGGACATGTGCAATCACAGCGCTGTATTCTGGGGATGTCAGTTAATCGAGCAATGCGATCATCAACGCCTTCATCAGAGCTCTTCGGCGAGCAAGCCTCCTCCACGTCAGGCACCACGGCCTTCACCAAGTGCTCGTGTCGAAGCAGGTGGGTGAAGGTGGCCCAGGTGTAGATGTTGCACCCGTGCTCCTCTGCGGTGTTGGAAGTGGAGACGATGCCGCGGAGGAAGAACCGATCGACACCGTCTATCTAGGAGAACATGAGACCTCCGCCGCTGTCGCCGCGACACACCGCCGTGCCTGCAGGTATTGATTGACAATGAATCTAGACAATGGCGCTTTGTCTACTCATAACAAACCAGCCTCCAACTATGATAATAATGATGGTCCTAATTACTGAATTACTGGAGGTTATTGAGAAATTTAGTCGACATTTTCCACTATTGTTTCTGGATATAGTATATCTAGTGTACGGTATTCAAAGTAATGGGGTCACACCATAGATATCGTCTACAGGATGAATGGTCCGGCTCCACCGAAGACCATTGTCTTTAggaaaatctatactattatataaagctgaagagtttgtttgtttgtttgaacgcgctaatctcagaaactaccggttcaaaatgaaaaaatatttttgtgttggatagccctttgtttgtggagtgctataggctatatatcatcacgctatacccaataggagcggagcagtaatggctaatctcaagaactaccggtttaaactgaaaaattgttttgtgttggatagccctttgtttgtggagtgctataggctatatatcatcacgctatgaccaataggagcggggcagtaatgaaacatgttgcaaaacgcggaaaatgtattagttttgagatgcgtgcgctgcgtaaatggttaaagttatgcaacaatgatgtatgacgggattgttcctcttaaaagttctacaaaaatatactataaatgaAAGTCCCcgttgcatctgtctgcctgaacgtgttaaactcaaaaactacccaacgtattaagatgaaatttggtatggagacagtttgagaccctgggaagaacataggctcccagcaaaatatatagcgtgacttttataacggaaaactttagtctaaCTATCGTGTTTAATTTGCTGTGCTTAAAACACTTTTAGATTcaacatgttgagttttcctaacttgggcttaaattctaacaaaacgttataatattaatttatttcaatagtagtGTAAGTCCACTggaaaacttattaataaacaaaatgaaaagcAAACTACTGCTGCTGTGTAAATAATGCCAGAAACATAAAGTCAGAAGATTCCTGTATAGCAGTAGAAACTGTAGTGGGAGATGTAATAGACCTTATTAGAAATGACATAGATACCGTTATTGTATCCGGCGCAGATCTTGTCTCCTGTGATGTAACTTCTGAAGGCCACTGGGCTTTCGTCGATGCATTTGTCGATGGTGACACTCGGCAGTATGGCGGCTCGCAGCACTTGGGACGGCCGCGCGTCCTCCCCGGTCAGACCCCAGCCTGCCACCTACATGGACGTGGTAACATatctcttttaaaattaaaatatttttcggattttcgaagactgcagccttcgtggctACGGAGCgtactgaggtgttgatcaaccgcaaagtcaaagttacaatatctacctacataatgatttcttatgtttacgcgaatgttagacattgaaataaaaactaaaaactatttaaacggattttatcgcggttttttatattattattttctcccgacgtttcgaagactttgcagccttcatggtcacgggggggactgaggtgttgttcatccgtaaagtcaaagttacaatatctacctacattttacaattatacaaaaattttaatttttttgctgttggtggtccgatctacgcagaatgagctcacagtgtcttgaagtctggcaactggtttttgggttccgatttaattaaatgtagaacttgATCCCAGGCTCATGCAAGCTTTCAATCATCTACCCTATTgaaattttgatgtattttaatttatatatctatatatctttataatagGGTTGGTGACGacccttttaaataaatttatcaaaaatgtattttatacaacATCTTtcgaaaaagaatttaaaaactcCACGCAATAATAgttaagttataaagctttgaaaatcTGCTTGGTAGATGTTACCATTATTGCGTAAACTGTTGTGTACAGTTTGAAGGTCATGGTAATCAGCTAAATTACTGAACATTAAGAGATTTAACCTCTTCTTCAGTTAATTACAGGGTCATGTTGAAATTGCATAAGTAAATTATACTACATGTTTAAAAtcttgaaaaactttacaatactCGAACATCGGTCTATCGGCATATCGGGCACCAATTAGGTACTTCGAGCTAATATTAAGTAGGAAAACCCATTATCACTTTGGCTGACCCGCGGATCGAACAGGAGACCTCAGCAGTGctgtaccataatacaactgcgccaccagGCAGTCAACGTTTTAAGATTTCTAGATTTTAGCATCACTCCACTATGATTTATTAGCTGGTGTTATATTTGTATCCGTCTGGATAGCGTTTGTTTACAAGGTATAAAACCCACCAGAGGCGTCACATAAATGCGTCGCTTTCCGCgatcaaataatatacaatatttttctaatattttgtttttttactaatgGTATATCCCATTGAAGTTACCATTGTTAATTACGTCGAgaaaattttatcttttgttCCATTATTGCCCGATTATAAactgtgtaataaataaaataaaattgtatggaTTGGTAAAAGATTAGTCTATCTAAGCCCCTCCATTTACCAAAAGCAGTAGAGCCCGtttccaaatatataaaaattatcaatcaAGACGCTGACCTTTCCAGTGTTCCCATCCCACAGCTGCTCTTCATCCAAACGCTCGTCGAAGCTGACGCAGGCCGGCTTCACAAACTCGCTGTTGTGGAACTCCTTCTCTACTATGACAAGGGCGATGTCATCTTGGAAGTTGGCAACGTTGCCTTGGTATCGGGGtggtattataatttctttcacCTGTACACACATTAGCaggttctttttaaatatttccctGATGACAACGTCGGGGGAATCCTGCAAATGCTAGATTCCACTGGCTTAATGACAACATGGTTACATGAAAAGAAGAAGGGATCAGTACGGGATTTGATATGGGAAAGGGAATTACTAGATATTTGAAGTTTGCCACTGAAAAGGGTAGTAGTAATTCGAAACGGTCGTTCGTGATTTAAATTTaccctaatattataattaataacagtatcttatttagaattggttaaaaacctaaaaagagtttctctatctcagtttcatttacaaaactataaaactatatttactaaaCTACGATTATCGCCAGAcaggaaaaataaaactattctctCTTTCCTCTGACTTATGATCTAAGACATGAGGTCAACTGCTATCTGTAAACGTTGCGGAATTGGAAATTACGTTTTTATATTCGCGATTAATCTCAAGGGCATCAATTGGGAAAAACCCTAACTTTAGGTGGCGGTTggatatatcttatatccgctcggatagcgaccatcgtaaacaaggtgttaaaacccgccgtagtagttcaagtgtgtcacgttccgggatcagcttttgtatatccggatccaacatgcctgcataattgtgtcgactgtcgagggataatcatctctcgtcaatcaacattctataggacccccacaacttaccatcagatgcagtggggccACTATACCGTGATTAGAATAAAAACTTTACTTTATCAGCTCTCAGGGTAAAACGTAGCCTACCATACTCAGAAACAGTTTAGCCTCTTTTGAGGAATTGCAGAATCGGACCAAGTCACAAAGTATAGCACAttcaaaaaaacttaaaattgtattatccGTAAAgtacttgaaaaaaaaactgtcatttCCCACTCGCTCTCCCTCTATTAATGATACTTAGTAACTAATAAAAAGGACTCACTCCAACAGTGACCTCGAGTAAAAGCAAGGACACACAAAAACTCACGTCTGATTTCTGAGCTCCGGTGTCGTGGGCATCGTTCCAGGGTCTGTATATTTTGCCGACGGCCACTGCGTAGTTGGCTACGGATGGTTTCTGCCTACTTTCAGAGAAGCAGTGAGCAGCTGGAAGAGAAATTTGAAGATTTTACTGGTAAACCATTGATTGTTGTGTTTGTAGCTTCATAATAGACAAAAAACACACAGGAACTGTTTGCCAGGACCAGGGAAAAAACAGATATACATACgagtataaataaagataagtaGATGTCGTTCTGGGTCAgctatttttaaagataaaatcagacacccaaatattattttaatagtaatacaAACAAAGACTTAATTcgataacacaaaaaaatataacatagagtTCCGACCCAAGGAATCctaaataaatatctgtttacgtatcaattataattaatgaaataaaaaaccgttatttacaaaaaaaactgggaagagatttattttaatttgaatgagGTTTCTTTACATCTTTTCACCTTGCCATAGTGGGGCCCTATATATGTTGGAGCTCTTTAGGGCAGTGCAAACTTTGggcgcctgcttagtttaatgtaagtatgggccaagaggagccccaaagctcgggggccccgtatcactgatacggctgatacagcTACACCCTCACCTTTTACTACTAAAAATACGATACGATTTGTATttgagtagtttttttttttaagttagaaCGACGTCTTGACCGCCTTCTCTACTGACCTGACACAACCACATTTTTTGCGATAAGTGTGCCGCCACAGATTTGCATGTATGGCGTGGTGCTCTTCGTATATATCCCTGCGTGCCACGGAGACATCCGCATCTCTTCCTTGAAGCCCCCGCTTACAAAATGATCCAGCCTATCTGTCTCGCCTTTCCCACCTCTCCCGCCTCTCCTGCCAGCGAAGACCGTCGTAGctggaatataattttactagtgataggtctctcatttgtCTGAAtgaaggtaccaccgcaatgcctatttctgccgccaagcagcagtgtgtaggtgatgttgtgttccggtttgaaggacattgtagccataactactggacataatgagacttaacatcccatgtctcaggatgacgagtgcaGCGGAATACCTAACAACGCTTTGTAATTTCAAGGTGTaggatgtttctactgtttataggcagtcgtatcgcttaccatcaggcggacatCAGACTTATtcgaatgaatttaattttttttgtttaaaatataccaaTGCTTCCCCATTTCTGTTTAAAGTTAACTTGCACTatggttattaaataattatagcaaATTGTTAGTAAATCGAACCTACCTTTAGTCAAGGAATCTACCGCattgttaaaaacataaattacactcaccaaaacacacacacagtaTGTATTGCACAAACATCTTCGATAATACTGCACGAGCTCAAATTAGCGAGAATGTTACAAGGGTACAACCCGAGAGCACCTCGTATAAACACTGGACGCGCGTGTTTATCTTCAATGACCGTCCattgtatttgatatttatatacgaagtatgtttgtatttatgtttttttctatgtatttttattctcagattctaagtgaagtagggtcgaGATAGAGTCGATTGCCGAGAtcattatccctcgacagtcaacacaaatATGACGGCCTATTTGTACTCACATATACAGAGGTTGAATTTGGAACacgacataattatatataccaCTAAGgcagataaaaataatgaataatattttgaaaaaaaacagCATCAATATTGGTTTGAATATGAAACAGAAATCcctattttaaatatgattatgatCAATAATGGTAGTTAACTCGCTAGCCATCTCTCTCGCATCTTCACTCCATAATGTGTTAACGTCACGGTTCAAGTACGCCGCCCTACATTGTGTAACATTTGATATATCTCTATTGTTAATAGCCAATTATTACACtgggtataatattttgtatatttcaccGTGAGTAAGGATTGTATCAGATGAATATTGTCAAATGAGAAACATTTACTAAAATGACTTATCACATGTTTCTGATTGTCTACTCACGTCCAgataaaaaacactaaaaaataaaaagaccgaaaagcaaataataaaaatatactgtgaggatttaggtcttagtccaccacgctggcctgatGCGGATTGACAGACTTGAAATCCTTTGAAATTGTAATGAATAATTTGTTAGATGCTAGTTTTCTCGtgatattttccttcgccgtttaagcaagcgataacccACAAGAAATATTCAAGTGGCTTTAGAAAGGTTAGCGTACCTTGGGTTTAGAAATTGGGGACTTTTGTCTCAGCTATTCGTTCCAGTCCCAACTAGGCTGTCACCGCTATAAGTAAATCCGTATGCAGCAGTTATATGTATTAGTATTTTCCTACCTTATATTGCAATGTGGGAATTTTACTTGCAAATAACTATTCTTTAAAGTGATAAGAAAgtaacatgtaaatattttgttaggcTTATCCTTTGCattgcacataaaataaaaattatcattaacggtaaagtttttatatttacggaCTATGGAGATGGACGTTTCTAAGTCAGTCATGTGTAAGTTGTTGAAGGATTTGGAAGTAATAAGGCGCTGGTCTACCATGGGGCAATTCTTATTTGCCTCGAAAAATCTAAGAATACTCTGTTGTAAAATTATGATgttgaagtaatttttttaacagtgGAAATAAAAGTCGAATCCTTATTGTATTAGCGAAATATTAACAACGCGCGAGGCGTTCCGTTCTACGTAGCTATAGCTAATTTTGGTAgcatgagatatttttttataaactatatattttaaaaagtgagcaggcctatattcagcagtggactttatgctgctgatgatgatgatgatattaatgtataatgtatatgtaataattatgtataatgtatttcaAGAAATCACCAGTATCAGATCAGATAAACGGATTTTAAGTAATCCAAGTTTATTTTGGTCCCACTGTGTCTATTTTGATCAACAAAATGAGAACAGTTCTTATACAAACTACATAAGTCCAACAGAAGCATGTCTTGTACGAAATATTTGGAAGGGGAATTGAAAAAGGGAATTCTGTACTGGAGGAATCATCCTCTTTCAGCTATactgaatgtttaaaaatagcaCGTGCTATGATTATTTAGTTGTTTGATACGGTTCATTTGAATTTTCATTTCGAAGGGTCTCCAgcagtgaaaatattttgaccaTTCAACGGTCTAGAAATGTTCCGAGATTTTTAGAATAGTCCAACCCTAATTTCATTCGAAAACAAGTTCGAAaccaatttttttcttattcgAATGCGAGAGAATTGACCCTCAAGAATAACACATAACTTAGATTTGATTTCGATAAAGACCCACGCGAGCAGAGTtgcgaacaaaagctaatattgtcttatattacaaaaattagaAATGTGAAAGTGTGTGaaattgtttgaagtaaacaaagggactactgaacagatttggatgaaatttagcacgcGGATAGATTATATCCTAGATTAGAATATAGATAactttatcccagtaatttggtcctgtaggcaattttttttgttaaagtcACAGATAACGCTACGGGAAGTTATGATGATTTAGGGAATTATTCATACGAGCGGAGCCGCGCGTAACAACTATCACCTAAACAAACACATCCAAACGCTTGAGAATTACTGGATTATCTAGAATAAACATTAGTCTATTATTCAAATACTGGAAACGTATCGTTTCTGGTGAGCAAAGTCACGGTTCCAAGTAACAAAGTTCCTAACGATGCTAatcgatataaattaatttgttatttatacagaCAGCATTCGATGAGATCACAAGTTCGAGTGAATCCGATAATTCTATAATTGGCGTACATTTTAATTAAGAGGAAAATAATAGCTTAAAAGTTTAATCGTTTTATGTAAGGTTACTTGTCAGTGACGAAGAGTCGCTATAACCTGATTCCCGACGGCTtcttttgtgtaaaatttatgtagaatctaatttatCATCAGAAcatttgcagaccgtatttttgcatattactacctatatgttttgtcggtttctctttcggaaaatgtcaccattcgccactgttGCCTGTCATCCAGCATTGCGCGTCCGGATTATGGTATTCCGCACGGCTTCTTTATCCAGATTTTTTCTTCACTTTCAACGTCATCATTGATTTTATGTCgttattattgctatttatcatgataaatattttgctcCCCAGCTGTGGGATATCTCAAACCTTCCGCCATACCCAGAATTTCCAAATTCTTCTCATTGCAATCCAATTATAACACCAATAACAGGGACTGTACCAACCTTACCACTTTCAGAAAAACAATAAGAACAcaggtaatatttataaaacggcATTAAATCGGCAAAGTTTGTAACAAGTGGAGGGTGCAGAGTGCATGGGGCGGTAGAGAGAGGGGCGCCACCTCACCCTTCGCTcggattaatttaaataccgGGCATTCTTTATTCACAGGAGCGAATTTAGAGATGATAAAAATGCTATGGTAGATTTTATGTCTTTCTTCCATGTTTAAATCCGTTGGTATACATCTACTGCTAAGCAGCACATTATGTGATTAGATTGTGCTGGTGTCGTAtggtattttattgaattaagtaGCAAGAAAGGTTTTCGTATAAGGCCGCGAACAACacctactaataaataaaatctaaaccaGTTGGgcatttattttgaaacgtaatattttttttattttgctagtggcaggatacattttatttccGCTCGGATAGCATACA is drawn from Manduca sexta isolate Smith_Timp_Sample1 unplaced genomic scaffold, JHU_Msex_v1.0 HiC_scaffold_2664, whole genome shotgun sequence and contains these coding sequences:
- the LOC115450173 gene encoding LOW QUALITY PROTEIN: modular serine protease (The sequence of the model RefSeq protein was modified relative to this genomic sequence to represent the inferred CDS: substituted 1 base at 1 genomic stop codon) codes for the protein MFVQYILCVCFATTVFAGRRGGRGGKGETDRLDHFVSGGFKEEMRMSPWHAGIYTKSTTPYMQICGGTLIAKNVVVSAAHCFSESRQKPSVANYAVAVGKIYRPWNDAHDTGAQKSDVKEIIIPPRYQGNVANFQDDIALVIVEKEFHNSEFVKPACVSFDERLDEEQLWDGNTGKVAGWGLTGEDARPSQVLRAAILPSVTIDKCIDESPVAFRSYITGDKICAGYNNGTAVCRGDSGGGLMFSXIDGVDRFFLRGIVSTSNTAEEHGCNIYTWATFTHLLRHEHLVKAVVPDVEEACSPKSSDEGVDDRIARLTDIPRIQRCDCTCPPGTYKIRHGNYCKKL